The Achromobacter deleyi genome has a window encoding:
- the cmk gene encoding (d)CMP kinase codes for MTLTASTLSSQAPVITIDGPTASGKGTVAHRVAKALGWAVLDSGALYRLTALAAINHGVAAEDEAGVARTAETLDVRFEGPHVYLEGADVGHDIRREEVGNFASRVAAFPGVRQALLERQRAFRLPPGLVADGRDMGTVVFPDASLKVFLVADVVARAERRRKQLIEKGISANLDDLLRDMRERDARDTGRATAPLAPAADAHVLDSSDLTIAETVQAILDFWQKSQAK; via the coding sequence ATGACTTTGACAGCTTCGACTCTTTCTTCCCAGGCTCCGGTCATCACGATCGACGGCCCCACCGCGTCCGGCAAGGGCACCGTGGCCCATCGCGTCGCCAAGGCGCTGGGCTGGGCGGTGCTGGACAGCGGCGCGCTGTATCGCCTGACTGCCTTGGCCGCCATCAATCACGGGGTGGCGGCAGAGGACGAGGCTGGCGTGGCCCGCACGGCTGAAACGCTGGATGTGCGTTTCGAGGGTCCCCATGTCTACCTGGAAGGCGCCGATGTCGGCCACGACATCCGCCGCGAGGAAGTGGGCAATTTCGCTTCCCGGGTGGCCGCTTTTCCCGGTGTGCGCCAGGCGCTCCTCGAGCGCCAGCGCGCTTTCCGGCTGCCGCCGGGACTGGTCGCGGACGGCCGAGACATGGGCACGGTGGTGTTCCCCGATGCGTCCCTCAAGGTGTTCCTGGTCGCCGATGTCGTCGCCCGGGCGGAGAGGCGCCGTAAGCAGTTGATCGAAAAGGGAATTTCTGCTAATCTAGATGACCTTCTGCGGGATATGCGCGAGCGAGACGCCCGCGATACCGGTCGCGCTACCGCGCCGCTGGCTCCCGCAGCAGACGCACACGTGCTGGATTCGTCTGATTTGACGATTGCAGAGACGGTGCAGGCAATATTGGATTTCTGGCAAAAGTCGCAGGCGAAGTAG
- the aroA gene encoding 3-phosphoshikimate 1-carboxyvinyltransferase, translating into MGALPYLDLPRVRRAQGVIALPGSKSISNRVLLLSAIAEGSTVITGLLDSDDTRVMLGALRQLGVQVSELDAGRVTVQGVRRFPVESADLFMGNAGTAIRPLTAALALMGGDYRLSGVPRMHERPIGDLVDALNALGARIDYLGQSGYPPLHIGRGEIADDAVTRVQGSVSSQFLTALLLAAPLQAGRSGKPVTIEVLGELISKPYIEITLNLMARFGVQVRRDGWSRFVIDAGAAYRSPGQIAVEGDASTASYFLALGAIGGGPLRVTGVGADSIQGDVAFAGTLADMGAQVTYGPDWIEVSGARVAGGERLKAFDTDFNLIPDAAMTAAALALYADGPCRLRNIGSWRVKETDRIHAMQTELEKLGAQVESGPDWLRVTPPAQDGWRDAHIGTWDDHRMAMCFSLAAFGPSAVRILDPGCVSKTFPGYFDVYAGLVAA; encoded by the coding sequence ATGGGCGCTTTGCCTTATCTGGACCTGCCGCGCGTGCGGCGTGCGCAGGGCGTGATTGCCCTGCCGGGTTCCAAGAGCATTTCCAATCGTGTTCTGCTGCTGTCGGCAATCGCCGAGGGCAGCACGGTCATCACCGGCCTGCTGGACTCCGACGATACGCGCGTCATGCTGGGCGCCTTGCGCCAGCTTGGTGTGCAGGTGTCCGAGCTGGACGCGGGCCGCGTCACGGTGCAGGGTGTACGCCGCTTCCCGGTGGAAAGCGCCGACCTGTTCATGGGCAATGCCGGCACCGCGATCCGCCCGCTGACCGCCGCGCTGGCCCTGATGGGCGGCGACTACCGCCTGTCGGGCGTGCCGCGCATGCACGAGCGCCCCATCGGCGACCTGGTCGATGCCCTGAACGCGCTCGGCGCGCGCATCGACTACCTGGGGCAATCGGGCTATCCGCCGCTGCATATCGGCCGTGGCGAGATCGCTGACGACGCCGTGACGCGGGTGCAGGGTTCGGTGTCCAGCCAGTTCCTGACCGCCTTGCTGCTGGCGGCGCCGCTGCAGGCGGGCCGCAGCGGCAAGCCCGTGACCATCGAGGTGTTGGGCGAGCTCATTTCCAAGCCGTACATCGAGATCACGCTGAACCTGATGGCGCGCTTTGGTGTGCAGGTGCGGCGCGACGGCTGGAGCCGCTTCGTCATCGACGCCGGGGCGGCCTATCGCAGCCCGGGCCAGATCGCGGTGGAAGGGGACGCATCAACGGCTTCGTATTTCCTGGCGCTGGGTGCGATCGGCGGCGGCCCCTTGCGGGTGACCGGCGTGGGCGCCGACAGCATCCAGGGCGATGTTGCGTTCGCCGGCACGCTGGCGGACATGGGCGCCCAGGTGACTTACGGCCCGGACTGGATCGAGGTTTCCGGGGCGCGAGTCGCCGGGGGCGAGCGCCTGAAGGCCTTCGACACGGATTTCAACCTGATTCCCGACGCCGCCATGACGGCCGCCGCGCTGGCTCTGTACGCCGACGGCCCTTGCCGGTTGCGCAATATCGGCAGTTGGCGCGTCAAGGAAACGGACCGTATCCACGCGATGCAGACCGAGCTGGAAAAGCTGGGCGCGCAAGTGGAATCGGGGCCGGATTGGCTGCGCGTGACGCCGCCCGCCCAGGATGGGTGGCGCGATGCGCACATCGGCACCTGGGACGACCACAGGATGGCAATGTGCTTTTCGCTGGCGGCCTTCGGGCCGTCGGCGGTCCGTATTCTTGACCCGGGCTGCGTCAGCAAGACGTTCCCGGGTTACTTTGATGTCTACGCGGGCCTGGTTGCGGCCTAG
- a CDS encoding integration host factor subunit beta → MTKSELIAALAARYPQLAARDTDYAVKTVLDAMTQALASGQRIEIRGFGSFSLSQRSPRVGRNPKSGEQVLVPGKQVPHFKAGKELRERVDLVGGNDEDAQSSGSSESMPSMAGLHAMH, encoded by the coding sequence GTGACCAAGTCGGAGCTGATCGCCGCCTTGGCGGCCCGCTATCCTCAGCTGGCCGCCCGCGACACCGATTACGCGGTCAAGACCGTACTTGATGCAATGACCCAGGCCCTGGCCTCGGGTCAGCGCATCGAGATCCGCGGTTTTGGCAGCTTCTCGTTGTCGCAGCGGTCTCCCCGTGTCGGGCGCAACCCGAAATCCGGCGAACAGGTGCTGGTGCCTGGAAAACAGGTGCCGCACTTCAAGGCGGGCAAGGAATTGCGCGAACGGGTAGACCTGGTCGGCGGCAATGACGAGGACGCTCAATCCTCTGGATCGAGTGAGTCGATGCCGTCGATGGCAGGCCTGCACGCCATGCATTGA
- a CDS encoding prephenate dehydrogenase encodes MNDALPSSDQGAAGPLIPVLAVVGVGLIGGSFAAALRQAGQVGRVLGVGRNAQSLARAVDLGLIDEAVTAEEAAARADLILLATPVGGLKDVLSRMLPRLAEGAVLTDAGSTKAEVVEAARAALGGRIGQFVPGHPIAGAERTGPEAADASLYRKRAVILTPLPENGARSLDLVRRAWEACGADVIDMDADAHDRVLASVSHLPHLLSAVYMEQVATAADARTRLDLAGSGFRDFTRIAAGSPEMWRDIFLSNREAMLAELAGVRSVLDRAERAIADGDGEALLTLLDTAARARRNWRKE; translated from the coding sequence ATGAACGACGCGTTACCTTCTTCCGATCAGGGGGCCGCGGGCCCCCTGATTCCTGTATTGGCTGTTGTCGGCGTCGGTCTGATCGGCGGGTCCTTTGCCGCGGCGTTGCGCCAGGCGGGACAGGTGGGCCGGGTGCTGGGGGTGGGGCGCAACGCGCAATCCCTGGCGCGTGCCGTCGACTTGGGTTTGATCGACGAGGCGGTCACGGCCGAAGAGGCCGCGGCAAGGGCCGATCTGATCCTGCTGGCCACGCCGGTGGGCGGCCTCAAGGACGTACTGTCGCGGATGCTGCCCCGGCTGGCCGAGGGCGCGGTCCTGACCGACGCGGGCAGCACGAAGGCCGAAGTGGTAGAGGCCGCGCGCGCCGCGCTGGGCGGCCGCATCGGACAATTCGTGCCCGGTCATCCCATCGCGGGCGCGGAGCGTACCGGCCCGGAGGCCGCCGACGCGAGCCTGTACCGCAAGCGAGCGGTCATCCTGACGCCGCTGCCCGAGAACGGCGCGCGGTCCCTGGATCTGGTGCGCCGCGCCTGGGAGGCCTGCGGGGCGGACGTGATCGACATGGACGCCGATGCGCACGATCGCGTGCTGGCGTCGGTGAGCCATCTGCCGCACCTGCTGTCGGCGGTTTACATGGAACAAGTGGCCACGGCCGCCGACGCCAGGACCCGCCTGGACCTGGCGGGCAGCGGCTTTCGCGACTTCACCCGCATCGCCGCCGGTTCGCCGGAGATGTGGCGCGATATCTTTCTGTCCAACCGCGAAGCAATGCTGGCCGAACTGGCCGGCGTGCGCAGCGTGCTGGATCGTGCCGAGCGCGCCATCGCCGATGGCGACGGCGAGGCTTTGCTGACGCTGCTGGATACGGCGGCCCGCGCGCGCCGCAACTGGCGCAAGGAGTAG
- the rpsA gene encoding 30S ribosomal protein S1, translated as MSSVSTTATGGESFADLFAQSLKSQDMKSGEVISAEVVRVDHNFVVVNAGLKSEALIPLEEFLNDQGELEVQPGDFVSVAIDSLENGYGDTILSRDRAKRLSAWLQLEKALENGELVTGTITGKVKGGLTVMTNGIRAFLPGSLVDLRPVKDTTPYEGKTLEFKVIKLDRKRNNVVLSRRQVLEASMGEERQKLLETLHEGAVVKGVVKNITDYGAFVDLGGIDGLLHITDMAWRRVRHPSEVLQVGQEVEAKVLKFDQEKSRVSLGVKQLGEDPWVGLARRYPQGTRLFGKVTNLTDYGAFVEVEAGIEGLVHVSEMDWTNKNVDPRKVVTLGEEVEVMVLEIDEDRRRISLGMKQCRQNPWEEFATNFKRGDKVRGAIKSITDFGVFVGLPGGIDGLVHLSDLSWTETGEEAVRNFKKGDEIEAVVLGIDTDKERISLGIKQLEGDPFNNFVATFDKGAVVPGTIKSVEAKGAVVTLSVDVEGYLRASEISSGRVEDATTVLTAGENIEAMIVNIDRKTRSIQLSIKARDNAETADTIQRMSDASASSGTTNLGALLKAKLDQQRNDG; from the coding sequence ATGTCTTCCGTTTCCACTACCGCCACCGGCGGCGAAAGCTTCGCCGACCTTTTCGCACAAAGCCTCAAGAGCCAGGACATGAAGTCCGGCGAGGTCATCAGCGCCGAAGTCGTGCGCGTCGACCATAATTTCGTCGTCGTCAACGCCGGCCTGAAGTCCGAAGCGCTGATCCCCCTGGAAGAGTTCCTGAACGACCAGGGCGAGCTCGAAGTGCAACCCGGCGATTTCGTCTCGGTGGCCATCGATTCCCTGGAAAACGGCTACGGCGACACCATCCTGTCGCGTGACCGCGCCAAGCGTCTGTCGGCCTGGCTGCAGCTGGAAAAGGCCCTGGAAAACGGCGAACTGGTTACCGGCACCATCACCGGCAAGGTGAAGGGCGGCCTGACCGTCATGACCAACGGCATCCGCGCGTTCCTGCCGGGTTCGCTGGTGGACCTGCGTCCGGTCAAGGACACCACCCCGTACGAAGGCAAGACCCTCGAATTCAAGGTCATCAAGCTCGACCGCAAGCGCAACAACGTTGTGCTGTCGCGTCGCCAGGTGCTGGAAGCCAGCATGGGCGAAGAGCGTCAAAAGCTGCTCGAAACCCTGCACGAAGGTGCTGTGGTCAAGGGCGTGGTCAAGAACATCACCGACTACGGCGCGTTCGTTGACCTGGGCGGTATCGACGGCCTGCTGCACATCACCGACATGGCCTGGCGCCGTGTGCGTCACCCCTCCGAAGTCCTGCAAGTGGGTCAGGAAGTCGAAGCCAAGGTCCTCAAGTTCGACCAGGAAAAGAGCCGCGTCTCGCTGGGCGTCAAGCAACTGGGCGAAGATCCGTGGGTGGGCCTGGCTCGCCGCTACCCGCAAGGCACCCGCCTGTTCGGCAAGGTCACGAACCTGACCGACTACGGCGCGTTCGTTGAAGTCGAAGCCGGCATCGAAGGCCTGGTTCACGTCTCCGAAATGGACTGGACCAACAAGAACGTCGACCCGCGCAAGGTTGTTACCCTGGGCGAAGAAGTCGAAGTCATGGTCCTGGAAATCGACGAAGACCGTCGTCGCATTTCGCTGGGCATGAAGCAGTGCCGTCAGAACCCGTGGGAAGAGTTCGCCACGAACTTCAAGCGCGGCGACAAGGTCCGCGGCGCCATCAAGTCGATCACCGACTTCGGCGTGTTCGTCGGTCTGCCCGGCGGCATCGATGGCCTGGTTCACCTGTCCGACCTGTCGTGGACGGAAACCGGCGAAGAAGCCGTGCGCAACTTCAAGAAGGGCGACGAGATCGAAGCCGTGGTTCTGGGCATCGATACCGACAAGGAACGCATCTCGCTGGGCATCAAGCAGCTGGAAGGCGACCCCTTCAACAACTTCGTCGCCACGTTTGACAAGGGCGCAGTCGTTCCGGGCACCATCAAGTCCGTTGAAGCCAAGGGCGCTGTCGTCACGCTGTCCGTGGACGTTGAAGGCTACCTGCGCGCTTCCGAGATCTCCTCGGGCCGCGTTGAAGATGCCACCACCGTTCTGACCGCTGGCGAGAACATCGAAGCCATGATCGTCAACATCGACCGCAAGACGCGTTCGATCCAGCTGTCGATCAAGGCCCGTGACAACGCCGAAACCGCCGACACGATCCAGCGCATGTCCGACGCCAGCGCTTCGTCCGGCACCACCAACCTCGGCGCGCTGCTGAAGGCCAAGCTGGACCAACAGCGCAACGACGGTTAA
- the hisC gene encoding histidinol-phosphate transaminase, protein MTTASKPLVAPAHVSAIAPYQAGKPIEELAREFGLDPATIVKLASNENPLGMPKSAREAMLAAAESLARYPDPNGFDLKSALAERYGVPMNWITLGNGSNDILEIAALALLEPGSSAVYAQHSFAVYRLATQARGARHIVVPAQDYGHDLDAMFDAIADDTRLVFIANPNNPTGTFVPGDKVAAFLERVHATHGDRVTVVLDEAYNEYLDPEFRFDSTALVRRYPNLIVSRTFSKAYGLAGLRVGFSVAQPALTDLLNRVRQPFNVNTLAQAAAIAALGDAAYLEEAYASNKAGKAQLCAAFDRLKLRYVPSYGNFVLVHVGDAPRINLELLKRGVIVRPVAGDGLPEWLRVSIGLPQENTRFIDALTAILSE, encoded by the coding sequence ATGACCACCGCATCCAAGCCCCTCGTAGCTCCCGCGCACGTCAGTGCCATCGCTCCCTATCAGGCGGGCAAGCCGATTGAAGAACTGGCCCGCGAGTTCGGGCTGGATCCGGCCACCATCGTCAAGCTGGCCTCCAATGAAAACCCGCTGGGCATGCCCAAGTCGGCGCGCGAGGCCATGCTGGCGGCCGCCGAGTCGCTGGCGCGCTATCCCGATCCCAACGGCTTTGACCTGAAGTCGGCGCTGGCCGAGCGCTATGGCGTGCCGATGAACTGGATCACGCTGGGCAACGGTTCCAACGACATCCTGGAAATCGCCGCGCTCGCGCTGCTGGAGCCGGGCTCGTCGGCGGTGTATGCGCAGCATTCGTTCGCGGTCTATCGCCTGGCCACGCAGGCGCGCGGCGCGCGCCACATCGTGGTGCCGGCGCAGGACTATGGTCATGATCTGGACGCAATGTTCGACGCGATTGCCGACGACACGCGCCTCGTGTTCATCGCCAATCCGAACAACCCGACGGGCACCTTCGTGCCGGGCGACAAGGTTGCCGCCTTCCTGGAACGTGTGCATGCCACGCATGGCGACCGGGTCACGGTCGTGCTGGATGAGGCCTATAACGAATACCTCGATCCGGAGTTCCGCTTTGACAGCACCGCGCTGGTGCGCCGCTATCCGAACCTGATCGTCTCGCGCACCTTCTCCAAGGCCTACGGCCTGGCCGGCCTGCGCGTGGGCTTCTCGGTTGCGCAACCGGCCCTGACCGACCTGCTGAACCGCGTGCGTCAGCCGTTCAATGTCAACACGCTGGCGCAGGCCGCCGCGATCGCCGCCCTGGGCGACGCAGCCTACCTTGAGGAAGCGTACGCCTCCAACAAGGCCGGCAAGGCGCAGCTCTGCGCCGCGTTCGACCGGCTGAAGCTGCGCTACGTCCCGAGCTACGGCAATTTCGTGCTGGTCCATGTGGGCGATGCGCCGCGGATCAACCTCGAACTGCTCAAGCGCGGCGTCATCGTGCGCCCGGTGGCCGGCGACGGGCTGCCGGAATGGCTGCGCGTGTCTATCGGCCTGCCGCAAGAGAACACCCGCTTCATCGACGCCCTGACTGCCATCCTGTCCGAATGA